The following are from one region of the Thermococcus cleftensis genome:
- a CDS encoding metallophosphoesterase → MRIVSITDVHGDRRKAEALSRVLSREDFDILLIAGDVTNFSNAETAREVLGPLLDLGVSTLAVHGNCDGRDVPALLEELGVGVHDRRREIKGVGFIGVGGSNITPFNTIWELTEDEIRAILERNYRPGDVILSHVPPRNTKTDLTHSGLHVGSSALREFIEAREPPLVVVGHIHEARAVDRIGGTVVVNPGPLFRGHYAVIDFDEREKRVENVELLRL, encoded by the coding sequence TCTTTCGCGGGAGGATTTTGACATACTCCTCATAGCCGGCGATGTAACCAACTTCAGCAACGCCGAAACCGCGCGGGAGGTTCTCGGACCCCTCCTCGACCTCGGCGTCTCAACTCTTGCCGTTCACGGCAACTGCGATGGCAGGGACGTCCCGGCCCTGCTCGAGGAGCTTGGGGTGGGGGTTCACGACCGGAGGAGGGAAATCAAAGGCGTCGGCTTCATCGGCGTAGGCGGCTCAAACATCACCCCCTTTAACACTATCTGGGAGCTCACGGAGGACGAGATACGGGCGATCCTTGAGCGGAACTACCGGCCTGGCGACGTGATCCTCTCCCACGTTCCGCCCAGGAACACCAAAACGGACCTCACACACTCCGGCCTCCACGTCGGCAGCTCCGCCCTCAGGGAGTTCATCGAGGCGAGGGAGCCGCCACTGGTCGTCGTTGGCCACATTCACGAGGCGAGGGCGGTTGATAGAATCGGCGGGACGGTAGTCGTGAACCCAGGGCCGCTCTTCAGGGGCCACTACGCGGTGATCGATTTCGATGAAAGGGAGAAAAGGGTCGAGAACGTCGAGCTTCTCAGGCTTTAG